ACGTTTTTGGCGCAATGGGGGTTGGCGCAATGATTGAGCTGCTGAAAAACAGCAATGGCCTGGCAATTTTTCGAGAGAGCGTGGAATTTATCTTCAAATTTCCGAAGTCGGTTATTCACCATTTCTCAAGCTCAAGAGAAGTGCTCGGGGATGTTACCCATGCCGGCAGTTTGACCTTTGTGACGCCCCTAGCCTCGCCGGCGTTAATTGGAGTTGGGTACATTATCGGACCAACCCTGGCCACGATCAATTTTTGCGGTGGTGTTTTGGCCTGGCTCGTCCTCATTCCTCTCGCAATGTTTCTTAATCCTGACTTGCAAAACCAACTCCTCATCGACGGACAACCGGCACCTTTAGGAGATATCACTTATTCAATTTGGTATAACCAAATTCGACCGCTGGCCGTAGGAGCAATGCTGGTCGGTTCGCTTTACACGCTCTGGGGATTAAGAAATTCGATTTTTTCCGCCTTCCGTGGCGCCTTTAAATCTAAAGCGGGAGGGGAATCGAAGACTGAAGAAGATCGCCTGGAAAAAGATATTAACCTGAAGTGGATCGTTTTTTCTACCATCGGTTTGGTGGTGCCAATTACGTTTGTTTATTACCTGTTCAGTAACAGCTTGATTGGCGCCTTGCTTGCCGCTGTCATCATGATGATCACGGGTTTCCTTTTTTCCGGAGTCGGCGGCTGGCTGGTCGGCTTAGTAGGCGGATCAAATCAGCCCATTTCCGGGTTGGCGCTTTCAACTTTAATTGTTGCGGCTTTGGTAATGGTTGGAATTGGTGTGGTTGGTCTTAGCGGCGTGGCTGCGGTTTTAGCGGTTGCTGCCGTGGTTTGCTGTGCCACAGCAATGGCCGGCGATATGATTCAGGATTTGAAAGTGGGGCACCTCATCGGCGGCACCCCCTGGAAAATGGAAGTCGCCGAAGTGATTAGCACGGTAATCGTCTCTTTTGTGCTGGTTTTTCCAATCATTATTTTGCACGAAGGCAACATCGCAGCCGGCGGAATCGGAATTGGCGACACAGCGCTTCCTGCGCCGCAAGCCGGACTGATGGCGCAACTCGCCACCGGAATTGTTGGCGGTGAAATGCCCTGGGGGCTCATTATTATCGGAATGTTTTTCTCGGTCGCCTTGATTATGATTAAAGCTCCTGCGCCAATGCTCATTGCGGTTGGCATGTACCTGCCCTTTAACACTACTTTTGCCATTTTCGTCGGCGGCCTAATCAAGCTTGCTTCGGACAAATTTTTAAAAAAGAGAAGTGCAGATGATAAGCAAAAAATAAAAGTTGCGAACGTCGGTATTTTGGTTGCCTCCGGATTTATTGCCGGAGAGGCATTAACCGGAGTTCTTTTAGCAGCCCTTGTTTTGCTGGGAATTCCATCCATTACCTCACTTTTAACCGGACAGAATACATTTGATTTTGCACAGTCTGCCGTTGGCGGGTGGTTATCGATTTTAATATTCGGAATTGTAATTTTAGGATTGCTTCGCATCCCGCTGAGCGCTTTAAAAAATAATACCAAATAATTTCTTTGGTTTCCGGTTTTTGTTGGGTATATTTTAATTCAGAATGAAAGAAATTACAAACAATAAAATAAAAATTCTTCCCGATGACCTCACCAACAAAATAGCCGCAGGTGAAGTGGTGGATCGGCCGGCGTCGGTGGCAAAGGAGCTGCTTGAAAACTCTATTGACGCTGGTGCAGATGACATCACTATTATAATCAAAGAAGGCGGCAAAGCGCTCATTCAGGTCATCGACAACGGCAGCGGCATGAACGAATCGGATTTACTGCTGGCTTTTCAGAGGCACGCGACCAGCAAGATTTTTAAATATGAGGATTTGACCCGGGTTCAAACCCTGGGATTTCGAGGAGAAGCATTGGCAAGCATCGGTTCGGTTTCTCGCGTGGAAGCGAAATCGGTTTTGCAAAATCAGAATTCCGGCCATTTGGTTCGCCTCGAAGCGGGTGTGATGAATAGCGTTGAAGGAGCAGCCGGAAACCAGGGGACTTCAATTGCGGTCAAGAACCTGTTTTATAACACGCCGGCCCGGCGCAAATTCCTGCGAGCTGATTCAACGGAATATCGGCAGATTTTGAGCGTGGCAAACCGCTTCTTTTTAGCGCATCCGGAAATCGCCTTCACCTTTGTCAAGGAGGATGAAATCATTTATGAACTCAAAAAGGAAACTCAGGAAGCGAGAATTGCCGCGGTGTTAGGGCCGCGGGTACAGAAAAACTTAGTTGCTATTGAAAATGACGCCCCGGTGAAAATCAGGGGTTTTATTGCCAATCAAGATGCTTTTCGACGCTCTCGCGGCGACCAGTACTTGTTTTTTAATCGCAGGTATTTTTCACACAAGAGTTTGAGTTATGCCGTCGTTTCCGGCTATGGTGACGCCTTGCAGCGCGGTTTGTTCCCGGTTTATCTGGTATTCATTGAAATGGATGCGGAGCTCGCCGACGTCAATGTTCATCCGGCAAAGCTGGAAATTAAGTTCTCGAATGAACCGCTAGTTTTCAGTTCAATTCGGGGCAGCGTCAAAAGAGCGCTGACATCGCAGGAGGTCATCCCCGAAATCAGACCCTGGGGAACGACTGAGCATTCCCGCCATTCAGAATGGCAGGCCCAAACAAAAACGGGGTCTGAGGTCCCGGAAACTTCACTGCAACTCCCGAAATTGTTTGAAAGGATACCTGAGGATACAAATCAAATAGCGAAGGGGGAAACCCCAATTGACTCAGCTCAGGACGCAACCAGGGAGACGATCATTTTTGAGCGCACCAATGTTTGGCAAGTGCACAATAAATACATCATGTCCCAAATCAAAAACGGCCTGATCGTAATAGATCAACACGTGGCGCACGAACGAATTTTGTATGAGCAGGCTTTGGATAATTTTGAGAAAAGAAATCCGTCTTCTCAACAATTGCTGTTTCCCCAGATCGTTGAATTGTCTGCGGAGGATTATTCGATCCTCCTTGAAATGATTCCCTTTTTAGAAAAGATTGGCTTTGTCGTGAAATCTTTTGGAAAAAACACAGTCGTTTTAGAAGGCGTTCCTTCCGGAATTAAAATCAGCGACGACGAAAAAGTTCTGTTAGACATTTTGGATGAATATAAACGCGGCAAGAAAGATAATGCAGAAATAAGAGAAAATGTTGCTAAATCTTACGCTTGCCACACCGCCATTCGGGCGGGGGAACATTTACCGCTCGAAGCTATGAACGCACTCATCGATAAATTGTTTTCTACCAAAGAACCTTATTTTTGTCCTCACGGCAGGCCGGTGATCATCCACATTCCTCTTGCCGAACTCGACCGTAGATTTAAGCGTCACTAATGTAAATATTCAGGAACATTTGGTAGATTCGTTAAGTTATTAAGTTATTAAAATCTAAATTAAACGTAAACCTAAAAAAGAAAGTCTTAAAATGGTAGTTACTTTAGTACGAGAAGGGGAGCCGATCGATCGTGCTCTAAAAAGATTTAAACAAAAATGTCAGCGCGCAGGAATTCACCGGGATGCAAGACGCGCCAGTTATTACCTGAAACCCAGCGAGAAAAGAAAGGAAGCCAAAAAACAGGCTGTCCGACGTTCCAAGGCTCAAAAAAGGTTTGAATTTAGCTAAGAATCAAACTTTTAAAATCTGTTTTAACGCACCCATTATATGAAACTGATGTAGTGGGTTTTTTCTTGTCCTTTTATGAAAATTAATATTTCACGGTACAAATTTACTTGATGTTTAATCGTGAGTTCTATAAGTTTAAGGCATGAAACAGCATATCTATCCCGCCCGTAGACTTTCAGGAAAGATTAGATTACAAGGAGATAAATCGATTTCTCATCGGGCTCTGATGATCGGGGCAATTGCCGAAGGAACCACGGAAATTGCAAACCTCAATTCAGGTAAGGATGTTCAGAGCACAATTTCATGCCTCCTAAGGTTAGGTGTAAAAATAGAAAATGAAAATGACCGCACCATTGTGCACGGCCGAGGCTTGAGCGGATTAGCTAAACCAAACGGAACTTTGGATGTCGGAAATTCAGGAACCACGATTCGTTTGCTTTCGGGGATTCTTGCAGGGCAGGAATTCTCTACCAATATCACAGGAGATGATTCTATCCAAAAGCGGCCGATGGCCAGAATCGCCCAACCTCTGCGTAAAATGGGTGCGCAAATTGATGCTGTGGCGGACGACTTTGCCCCGCTCTCAATTAAAGGGGGAAAGTTAACTCCGATTGATTACACATTACCGGTTGCAAGCGCTCAGGTCAAGTCTTGCCTTCTATTGGCCGGACTGTATTCAGAAGGTGTCACCAAGATTTTAGAACCAGCGGAATCCCGGGATCACACCGAGCGCATGTTGTCCTTTTTTGAGGGAAGAGTTGAAAAGAATGGCTCTGGAATTTCTGTAAAGGGACCAGCGAGACTAAAAGGCCAAAACATTTCAGTCCCGGGTGATTTATCGTCTGCTGCATTTTTTATTGCAGCGGCGGTTTTGGTCAAAAACTCAGAAATTGTATTGGAAAGTATCGGAATTAATCCAACGCGAACTGCTTTTTTAGATTTACTGATTAACATGGGTGCAAATATCGAAATGAGTAACAGCAAAGAGGTAAATAATGAGCCCGTCGCGGACATTCAGGTTAAAAGCTCAGCGTTAAAGGGCGTAACGATTTCAGGTGAAACCATCCCGGCGTTAATCGATGAAATTCCAATTTTAGCAATTCTGGCGACTCAAG
This genomic interval from candidate division KSB1 bacterium contains the following:
- a CDS encoding oligopeptide transporter, OPT family, with product MIELLKNSNGLAIFRESVEFIFKFPKSVIHHFSSSREVLGDVTHAGSLTFVTPLASPALIGVGYIIGPTLATINFCGGVLAWLVLIPLAMFLNPDLQNQLLIDGQPAPLGDITYSIWYNQIRPLAVGAMLVGSLYTLWGLRNSIFSAFRGAFKSKAGGESKTEEDRLEKDINLKWIVFSTIGLVVPITFVYYLFSNSLIGALLAAVIMMITGFLFSGVGGWLVGLVGGSNQPISGLALSTLIVAALVMVGIGVVGLSGVAAVLAVAAVVCCATAMAGDMIQDLKVGHLIGGTPWKMEVAEVISTVIVSFVLVFPIIILHEGNIAAGGIGIGDTALPAPQAGLMAQLATGIVGGEMPWGLIIIGMFFSVALIMIKAPAPMLIAVGMYLPFNTTFAIFVGGLIKLASDKFLKKRSADDKQKIKVANVGILVASGFIAGEALTGVLLAALVLLGIPSITSLLTGQNTFDFAQSAVGGWLSILIFGIVILGLLRIPLSALKNNTK
- the mutL gene encoding DNA mismatch repair endonuclease MutL: MKEITNNKIKILPDDLTNKIAAGEVVDRPASVAKELLENSIDAGADDITIIIKEGGKALIQVIDNGSGMNESDLLLAFQRHATSKIFKYEDLTRVQTLGFRGEALASIGSVSRVEAKSVLQNQNSGHLVRLEAGVMNSVEGAAGNQGTSIAVKNLFYNTPARRKFLRADSTEYRQILSVANRFFLAHPEIAFTFVKEDEIIYELKKETQEARIAAVLGPRVQKNLVAIENDAPVKIRGFIANQDAFRRSRGDQYLFFNRRYFSHKSLSYAVVSGYGDALQRGLFPVYLVFIEMDAELADVNVHPAKLEIKFSNEPLVFSSIRGSVKRALTSQEVIPEIRPWGTTEHSRHSEWQAQTKTGSEVPETSLQLPKLFERIPEDTNQIAKGETPIDSAQDATRETIIFERTNVWQVHNKYIMSQIKNGLIVIDQHVAHERILYEQALDNFEKRNPSSQQLLFPQIVELSAEDYSILLEMIPFLEKIGFVVKSFGKNTVVLEGVPSGIKISDDEKVLLDILDEYKRGKKDNAEIRENVAKSYACHTAIRAGEHLPLEAMNALIDKLFSTKEPYFCPHGRPVIIHIPLAELDRRFKRH
- the rpsU gene encoding 30S ribosomal protein S21; amino-acid sequence: MVVTLVREGEPIDRALKRFKQKCQRAGIHRDARRASYYLKPSEKRKEAKKQAVRRSKAQKRFEFS
- the aroA gene encoding 3-phosphoshikimate 1-carboxyvinyltransferase is translated as MKQHIYPARRLSGKIRLQGDKSISHRALMIGAIAEGTTEIANLNSGKDVQSTISCLLRLGVKIENENDRTIVHGRGLSGLAKPNGTLDVGNSGTTIRLLSGILAGQEFSTNITGDDSIQKRPMARIAQPLRKMGAQIDAVADDFAPLSIKGGKLTPIDYTLPVASAQVKSCLLLAGLYSEGVTKILEPAESRDHTERMLSFFEGRVEKNGSGISVKGPARLKGQNISVPGDLSSAAFFIAAAVLVKNSEIVLESIGINPTRTAFLDLLINMGANIEMSNSKEVNNEPVADIQVKSSALKGVTISGETIPALIDEIPILAILATQADGITKISDAQELRHKESDRLRTVALNLKKMCAHVEENIDGLTIKGPVQLKASELDSFHDHRIAMSFAVAGLIAPSKSVINNAECVDVSCPGFYQELARLSGA